From a single Prochlorococcus sp. MIT 0603 genomic region:
- the glyS gene encoding glycine--tRNA ligase subunit beta, whose translation MSKFLLEIGTEELPADFARLVVSQLEELILRDLQQNRLGFKSITCSSTPRRIAVNIDDLANCSDDFVEERKGPPASKAFEKGCPTDAAKGFAKRYGLSLDDLKTRETPKGEFVFGNILKKGEQAVDLMVELIPKWINCLQGRRFMRWGVGDMRFSRPVRWIVALIDDKVLDLIITDADPQIRSGRLSRGHRLYEKEISISSATSYEGTLRKAGVIVNRNERHNLIQDLVENSCDELSARAGLTSKLLDELTDLVEFPSLIIGQFDQSFLELPAEVLSTVMQVHQRYIPLFISNPLIDPLALDAKGILTSNFICVSNSLPDSKILVRDGNERVLRARFSDAEFFINIDRSISSISRIDKLKKVTFADGLGSLFNRVQRIQWLAQIFIDNLGEQLSEQESSDLKRAAHLCKHDLVSQMVGEFPELQGIIGAKYLLAEGESRDVSLAVLEQYLPRGSGSQLPTSFAGSALSLIDRFELLLSIFLKGERPSGSSDPYALRRSANGLLQIIWKQDWDISLCNLLECSIDHWLKLFPEIKVSAKALLNDLFDFFHQRIISLLEESGVDIDIVHAVAGESISKERLLNDPTDVLRRVTLLEEMRENKMLSAVQYVVNRASKLAEKSTLESSLVSASEVVNPDLFEKESERAMLNVVNSLEPIAKSTSIDRYKKLADGLASGSETLSEFFDGDQSVMVMAADESVRTNRLNLLCVLTNQAKLIADFDQITH comes from the coding sequence GTGTCTAAGTTCTTACTTGAGATTGGTACTGAGGAGCTTCCTGCTGATTTTGCTAGATTAGTTGTTTCTCAGTTGGAAGAATTAATCTTAAGAGATCTTCAGCAGAATAGACTTGGGTTTAAATCAATTACGTGCTCTAGTACTCCTAGGAGAATTGCCGTAAATATAGACGATTTGGCTAATTGTTCAGATGATTTTGTAGAAGAACGTAAAGGCCCTCCTGCATCAAAAGCTTTTGAAAAAGGCTGCCCTACTGATGCTGCTAAAGGCTTTGCAAAGCGTTATGGGTTGTCTTTGGATGACTTGAAAACAAGGGAGACGCCAAAAGGTGAATTTGTTTTTGGGAACATCCTTAAGAAAGGAGAGCAAGCTGTTGATTTGATGGTTGAACTGATTCCTAAATGGATTAATTGTCTACAGGGAAGACGCTTTATGCGTTGGGGAGTTGGTGATATGAGATTTTCTCGTCCAGTGAGATGGATAGTTGCTCTTATTGATGACAAGGTATTAGATCTAATCATTACTGATGCAGATCCTCAAATCCGTAGTGGACGTTTAAGTAGGGGGCATAGACTTTATGAAAAAGAGATTTCTATTTCTTCTGCCACTTCATATGAGGGAACTCTTCGTAAAGCTGGAGTAATAGTTAATCGAAATGAAAGACATAATTTGATTCAAGACTTGGTAGAGAACTCCTGTGATGAGCTCAGTGCTCGAGCTGGTTTAACAAGTAAATTATTGGATGAGCTTACAGATTTAGTTGAGTTCCCATCTTTAATTATTGGACAATTTGACCAATCTTTTCTAGAGCTTCCTGCTGAAGTGCTTAGTACAGTGATGCAGGTTCATCAGCGATACATACCACTTTTTATTAGTAACCCGTTGATAGACCCACTTGCGTTAGATGCTAAGGGGATTTTGACCTCAAATTTTATTTGTGTAAGTAATAGTTTGCCAGACTCAAAGATACTTGTTAGGGATGGTAATGAAAGAGTGTTAAGGGCTAGATTTTCAGATGCAGAGTTCTTTATAAATATCGATCGATCTATTTCTAGTATTAGTCGAATAGATAAATTGAAGAAAGTAACTTTTGCAGATGGATTAGGCTCATTGTTTAATCGGGTGCAAAGAATCCAATGGCTTGCACAAATCTTTATTGATAATTTAGGAGAACAACTATCAGAGCAAGAATCCAGTGACTTAAAAAGAGCTGCTCATTTATGTAAGCATGATTTAGTTAGTCAGATGGTTGGTGAGTTTCCTGAATTACAAGGAATAATTGGAGCAAAATACCTTCTTGCTGAAGGAGAATCAAGAGATGTTAGCTTAGCTGTTCTTGAACAATATTTACCACGTGGATCTGGGAGTCAATTGCCTACATCATTCGCAGGATCAGCACTTTCGTTAATAGACAGATTTGAATTGTTGTTAAGTATATTTTTAAAAGGGGAAAGACCAAGTGGATCCTCAGATCCATATGCCTTGCGAAGATCTGCAAATGGCCTTCTCCAAATTATTTGGAAACAAGACTGGGATATAAGTTTATGTAATCTGCTTGAATGTTCAATAGATCATTGGCTAAAGCTTTTCCCTGAGATTAAGGTATCTGCTAAGGCCTTGCTTAATGATTTATTTGATTTCTTTCATCAGAGAATTATTAGTCTTCTTGAAGAGTCAGGTGTTGATATTGATATTGTCCATGCCGTGGCAGGAGAGTCGATATCTAAAGAACGCTTGCTTAACGACCCGACAGATGTTCTTAGAAGGGTAACCTTGTTGGAGGAAATGAGAGAGAATAAAATGCTTTCTGCCGTTCAATACGTAGTTAATCGAGCATCAAAACTTGCTGAAAAATCTACATTGGAATCTTCTCTTGTCAGTGCTTCAGAAGTTGTAAACCCTGACTTGTTTGAAAAGGAAAGCGAAAGAGCAATGTTGAATGTTGTTAATTCTCTTGAACCTATTGCTAAAAGTACTTCTATTGATAGGTACAAAAAATTGGCGGATGGGTTGGCTTCTGGCTCAGAAACTTTGTCAGAATTCTTTGATGGTGATCAGAGCGTTATGGTAATGGCGGCAGATGAAAGTGTACGAACTAATAGATTGAATTTATTATGTGTTTTAACTAATCAAGCTAAATTAATCGCGGATTTTGATCAGATCACGCATTAA
- a CDS encoding M15 family metallopeptidase, with translation MTLTSVFITIRSKSLQKLSISVRQNQLNSLISEDGLLLGHFPYAEAPKSDLISVYPGLEVHYDTFEALKKMRAAAAADGISLVFLSGFRSLDLQGQIFYENKSIRNQIAIERAKVSAPPGYSEHSTGYAIDLGDGTMRGTDFEVTFEDTPAFKWLKKYAAKYHFVLSFPKGNSQGVSYEPWHWRFEGTVDALREFEPANNRQRMERNSRSY, from the coding sequence GTGACTCTAACTTCAGTTTTTATTACTATTCGCTCTAAATCTCTTCAGAAATTATCTATTTCTGTGCGGCAAAATCAACTCAATTCCTTGATTTCTGAAGACGGACTTTTGTTAGGACATTTCCCATATGCTGAAGCGCCTAAAAGCGATCTCATTTCAGTCTATCCAGGCTTAGAAGTTCATTATGATACTTTTGAAGCCTTGAAGAAAATGCGTGCTGCTGCTGCTGCTGATGGAATTAGCTTGGTTTTTTTAAGTGGGTTTCGTTCTTTAGACCTTCAAGGACAGATTTTTTATGAAAATAAATCCATTAGAAATCAAATTGCTATTGAGCGGGCAAAGGTTTCTGCACCACCGGGATATTCTGAACACAGTACAGGTTATGCAATTGATTTAGGTGATGGAACTATGAGAGGAACCGATTTTGAAGTTACGTTTGAAGATACACCTGCTTTTAAATGGTTGAAAAAATATGCAGCTAAATACCATTTTGTTCTTTCATTTCCTAAGGGTAATTCACAAGGTGTGAGCTACGAGCCTTGGCATTGGAGATTTGAAGGCACAGTTGATGCTTTAAGGGAATTTGAACCTGCTAATAACAGGCAGCGCATGGAAAGAAACTCAAGAAGTTATTAG
- the chlP gene encoding geranylgeranyl reductase produces MLRVAVIGGGPSGSCAAEILAKAGIKTWIFERKLDNAKPCGGAIPLCMVSEFDLPDSIIDRKVRNMRMISPSNREVDISLDKVYGETDNEYIGMCRREVMDAFMRDRAAELGANLVNGLVTKIETGSQRQGPYTLSYSDYSNGGSKGEPKTLEVDLIIGADGANSRVAKAMDAGDYNVAIAFQERIKLPEKEMGYYEDLAEMYVGTDVSPDFYGWVFPKYDHVAVGTGTMQKNQSLIKDLQEGVRERAKKRLVNGEVIKVEAHPIPEHPRPRRVVGRMALVGDAAGYVTKSSGEGIYFAAKSGRMCAEEIVEASQGGNKIPSEDDLKKYIKKWDKKYGATYKVLEILQNIFYSNDGAREAFVEMCDDLDVQRLTFDSYLYKTVVAMKPLQQLKLTFMTLGSVLRGRALAPKTYKPVPSTVRDEKEVNKMLEISTIKGGIKVGAKKSK; encoded by the coding sequence ATGTTGCGTGTTGCTGTAATCGGTGGAGGGCCAAGTGGTTCCTGCGCAGCTGAAATCCTTGCAAAAGCAGGAATTAAAACATGGATTTTTGAAAGGAAGCTTGATAATGCAAAACCATGTGGGGGAGCAATACCCTTATGTATGGTTTCTGAATTTGATCTTCCTGATTCCATAATTGATCGCAAAGTTAGGAATATGCGTATGATTTCCCCCTCCAACAGAGAAGTTGATATAAGCCTTGACAAGGTTTATGGAGAAACTGACAACGAATACATAGGTATGTGTAGAAGGGAAGTAATGGATGCTTTTATGAGGGATAGAGCTGCTGAGTTAGGGGCAAACTTAGTAAACGGACTGGTTACAAAAATAGAAACCGGCTCTCAACGTCAAGGGCCTTATACTTTAAGTTACTCTGATTACTCTAATGGGGGATCTAAAGGAGAACCCAAAACTTTAGAAGTTGATCTAATTATTGGTGCAGATGGCGCAAATAGCCGAGTAGCAAAAGCAATGGATGCAGGAGACTATAACGTAGCTATAGCGTTCCAAGAAAGAATCAAGCTACCTGAAAAAGAGATGGGCTATTACGAGGATTTAGCTGAAATGTATGTTGGAACCGATGTCTCCCCTGACTTTTATGGATGGGTCTTCCCTAAATATGATCACGTAGCAGTAGGAACAGGGACAATGCAAAAAAACCAATCTCTGATAAAAGACCTACAAGAAGGTGTAAGAGAAAGAGCAAAAAAAAGGTTAGTCAATGGTGAGGTTATAAAAGTAGAGGCACACCCGATCCCAGAACATCCAAGGCCTAGGCGTGTTGTAGGGAGAATGGCGTTAGTGGGTGATGCAGCAGGATATGTTACAAAAAGCTCTGGGGAAGGCATCTATTTCGCAGCTAAAAGTGGCCGAATGTGCGCAGAAGAGATAGTAGAAGCCAGTCAAGGAGGAAACAAGATCCCCTCTGAAGACGACCTGAAGAAATATATAAAAAAATGGGATAAAAAATATGGTGCAACCTATAAGGTTCTTGAAATCCTGCAAAACATCTTTTATTCAAATGATGGGGCTAGAGAAGCATTTGTCGAAATGTGCGATGACCTTGATGTTCAACGTCTCACTTTTGATAGCTATTTATATAAAACTGTCGTAGCGATGAAACCCTTACAACAGTTAAAACTTACATTTATGACTCTAGGCTCTGTTTTAAGAGGGAGAGCCCTTGCTCCAAAGACCTATAAACCTGTTCCTAGCACAGTTAGGGACGAAAAAGAAGTCAACAAAATGCTTGAGATCAGCACTATAAAAGGAGGAATCAAAGTAGGTGCTAAAAAATCAAAGTAA